A genomic window from Aquitalea aquatilis includes:
- the bamA gene encoding outer membrane protein assembly factor BamA, with protein MKLKLLAAAVLGITTATAVWAAEPFVIKDIRVEGLQRTEAGTVFNYLPVKVGDTYSDEKARESIKSLFATGFFDDVRVESRNGVVIVAVVERPVITQLNINGAKEFSKDQLKKALKDNGFAESRIFDQALLDGAVQELKRQYYSRGKYAVEITPQVTKLERNRVAVTLDITEGITAQIKDIHIVGTKAFTQDQLLDEMTLTSGGWMSWLTKDNQYSKQKLTGDLEKLKAFYQNQGYLEFNIESTQVSMSADKEHMFLTINVSEGGKFTVSDIKLAGDLKVPEADLRKLITFKNGEVFNNEKVTESVKALSDRLGNEGYAFANVNALPEINRDKKQVGFTFFVDPGRKTYVRRVNIAGNTKTRDEVVRRELRQLEGAPYNAASVKRSKERIELLGYFEDVTVDTPAVADAPDQVDMNINLKERATGSISAGVGFVQGEGIQLSASISQSNIFGSGKYMSFGISNGKVNKNISLSFTDPYFTPDGVSLGYDLYHRVYNPDATSTSAYKTSTDGAAVRFGVPVTEFDRINFSIGVEQTKITTYDTSPQRYIDFVNQYGAKNKTLLGSVSWGRDTRDSSLWPTRGASIKVQADAGLPGGDLEYYRLTHSQQWFFPLSKTYTLMLNGEVGYASGYGKTSTLPFFQNFYLGGIGSVRGYDNNSLGPKDTNGDYMGGTRKAVANAEVLFPFPGMKDNKSVRASVFFDAGSVWDTTFSGSTPSSELRYSAGFAVTWLSPLGPMKFSYADPLRKKEGDKQQRFQFQLGTVF; from the coding sequence ATGAAATTGAAACTACTTGCGGCCGCTGTGCTGGGCATCACTACGGCAACAGCTGTTTGGGCTGCGGAACCGTTTGTAATCAAGGATATCCGGGTTGAAGGCCTGCAGCGTACCGAAGCCGGTACCGTCTTCAACTACCTCCCGGTCAAGGTGGGCGACACCTATAGCGATGAAAAAGCGCGTGAGTCCATCAAGAGCCTGTTTGCCACCGGCTTTTTCGATGATGTGCGGGTAGAGTCGCGCAATGGCGTGGTGATTGTGGCCGTGGTCGAGCGCCCGGTGATTACCCAGCTCAACATCAACGGCGCCAAGGAATTCAGCAAGGATCAGCTGAAAAAGGCCCTGAAGGACAATGGCTTTGCCGAGTCGCGCATTTTCGACCAGGCTTTGCTGGACGGCGCGGTACAGGAGCTCAAGCGCCAGTACTACAGCCGCGGCAAATACGCCGTGGAAATCACCCCGCAAGTCACCAAGCTGGAACGCAACCGCGTAGCGGTCACGCTGGACATCACCGAAGGCATTACCGCCCAGATCAAAGACATCCATATTGTCGGCACCAAGGCCTTCACCCAGGACCAGCTGCTGGACGAAATGACGCTGACTTCCGGCGGCTGGATGTCCTGGCTGACCAAGGATAACCAGTACTCCAAACAGAAGCTGACCGGCGACCTGGAAAAGCTCAAGGCTTTCTACCAGAACCAGGGCTATCTGGAATTCAATATTGAATCCACCCAGGTTTCCATGAGCGCCGACAAGGAACACATGTTCCTGACTATCAATGTCAGCGAAGGCGGCAAGTTCACCGTCTCCGACATCAAGCTGGCTGGCGATCTGAAGGTGCCCGAGGCTGATCTGCGCAAGCTGATCACCTTCAAGAACGGCGAAGTGTTCAATAACGAGAAGGTGACCGAAAGCGTCAAGGCGCTGAGCGATCGTCTGGGCAATGAAGGCTATGCCTTTGCCAATGTGAACGCGCTGCCGGAAATCAACCGTGACAAGAAACAGGTTGGTTTCACCTTCTTCGTCGATCCGGGCCGCAAGACCTATGTCCGCCGCGTCAACATCGCCGGCAACACCAAGACCCGCGATGAAGTGGTGCGGCGCGAACTGCGCCAGCTGGAAGGCGCACCCTACAATGCGGCCAGCGTCAAGCGCAGCAAGGAACGTATCGAGCTGCTGGGCTATTTCGAAGATGTCACCGTGGACACCCCGGCCGTGGCGGATGCGCCCGATCAGGTGGACATGAACATCAACCTGAAAGAGCGCGCCACCGGCAGCATCTCCGCCGGCGTGGGCTTTGTGCAGGGTGAGGGCATCCAGCTGTCGGCCAGCATTTCGCAAAGCAATATCTTTGGTTCCGGCAAGTACATGTCTTTCGGTATTTCCAACGGCAAGGTGAACAAGAACATCTCGCTGTCGTTTACCGATCCGTACTTCACCCCGGATGGCGTCAGCCTGGGCTACGACCTGTACCACCGCGTGTACAATCCGGATGCCACCTCGACCTCGGCCTACAAGACCTCCACCGATGGTGCTGCAGTACGCTTTGGCGTGCCGGTGACCGAGTTTGACCGCATCAACTTCAGTATCGGTGTGGAACAGACCAAGATCACCACTTACGACACCAGTCCGCAGCGCTATATCGACTTCGTCAACCAGTATGGTGCGAAGAACAAGACGCTGCTGGGTTCGGTCAGCTGGGGCCGCGATACCCGCGACAGCTCGCTGTGGCCGACGCGCGGTGCCTCGATCAAGGTACAGGCTGATGCCGGCCTGCCGGGCGGCGATCTCGAATACTACCGCCTGACGCATAGCCAGCAGTGGTTCTTCCCGCTGTCCAAGACTTACACCCTGATGCTGAACGGCGAAGTGGGCTATGCCAGCGGTTATGGCAAGACCTCCACGCTGCCGTTCTTCCAGAACTTCTACCTGGGCGGTATCGGTTCGGTGCGCGGCTACGACAACAACAGTCTGGGCCCCAAGGACACCAATGGTGACTACATGGGTGGTACCCGCAAGGCGGTGGCCAATGCCGAAGTGTTGTTCCCCTTTCCGGGCATGAAGGACAACAAATCGGTACGTGCCAGTGTGTTCTTCGATGCCGGCAGCGTGTGGGATACCACCTTCTCTGGCAGTACCCCGAGCAGCGAACTGCGCTACTCTGCCGGTTTTGCCGTGACCTGGTTGTCACCGCTGGGACCGATGAAGTTCAGCTACGCCGACCCGCTGCGCAAGAAGGAAGGCGACAAGCAACAGCGCTTCCAGTTCCAACTGGGTACTGTCTTCTAA
- the rseP gene encoding RIP metalloprotease RseP: MLTFIAFLVAIGVLVTFHELGHFWVARWCGVKVLRFSVGFGKPLYTIQRGDTEWAISPIPLGGYVRMLDEREMEVPAEERHLAFNNQHVLKRMAIVVAGPLANLLLAVLFYWVVIAGGMAQLLPQVGTVLTPSLAATAGFQAGDRVLSVNKQPVADWQQLRLALVDAAGSGDVPIRVQVKTSQGATLLRSIDPAQADEDALKALEQGNPGLMPMRYLPAIGGVEEGSVASKAGLKTGDKLLSADGKPLASWDAWVKLIHESPGKELLIRIERDGKPQDVKLRPATVADGDVMIGRIGAAPLLDSAWMKQLSFMHKPGAAEAAVEALHKTTSTAWMSLKFLGRMVIGQASLDNLSGPLTIASIAGQTAREGWSPYLEFLALISVSIGVLNLLPIPVLDGGHLMYYVAELVKGRPLSERAQLFGQKIGFILLASLMLFAVLNDISRLFGG, translated from the coding sequence ATGCTGACATTCATTGCATTTCTGGTGGCCATTGGCGTACTGGTTACCTTTCACGAGTTGGGCCACTTCTGGGTGGCGCGCTGGTGTGGCGTCAAGGTGCTGCGCTTTTCCGTAGGATTTGGCAAACCGCTTTACACCATTCAGCGTGGCGATACCGAATGGGCCATCAGTCCGATTCCGCTGGGTGGTTATGTGCGCATGCTGGATGAGCGCGAAATGGAAGTGCCGGCCGAGGAGCGTCATCTGGCCTTCAACAACCAGCACGTGCTCAAGCGCATGGCGATTGTGGTAGCGGGGCCGCTGGCCAATCTGCTGCTGGCGGTGTTGTTCTACTGGGTGGTGATCGCCGGCGGCATGGCGCAATTGCTGCCGCAAGTGGGGACGGTGCTTACGCCCAGTCTGGCGGCGACGGCTGGTTTCCAGGCGGGTGACCGGGTGTTGTCGGTCAATAAGCAGCCGGTAGCTGACTGGCAGCAGCTGAGGCTGGCGCTGGTGGATGCCGCGGGTAGTGGTGATGTGCCGATCCGCGTGCAGGTAAAAACGTCTCAGGGTGCAACGCTGCTGCGCAGCATCGATCCGGCGCAGGCCGATGAAGACGCACTCAAGGCGCTGGAGCAGGGCAATCCCGGTCTGATGCCGATGCGCTATCTGCCTGCCATCGGTGGTGTGGAAGAGGGAAGTGTTGCCTCGAAGGCTGGGCTGAAGACTGGCGACAAACTGCTGTCGGCGGATGGCAAACCGCTGGCCAGCTGGGATGCCTGGGTCAAGCTGATTCACGAAAGCCCTGGCAAGGAATTGCTGATTCGCATCGAGCGCGATGGCAAGCCGCAGGATGTCAAGCTGCGCCCGGCCACCGTGGCGGATGGCGACGTGATGATAGGCCGTATCGGTGCCGCACCGCTGCTGGACAGCGCCTGGATGAAGCAGCTGAGTTTCATGCACAAGCCCGGCGCGGCCGAAGCTGCCGTCGAGGCTTTGCACAAGACCACCAGCACTGCCTGGATGAGCCTGAAGTTTCTCGGCCGCATGGTGATCGGCCAGGCTTCGCTGGACAATCTGTCCGGCCCGCTGACCATTGCCAGCATCGCCGGTCAGACTGCACGCGAGGGCTGGAGTCCGTATCTTGAATTTCTGGCGCTGATCAGTGTCAGTATCGGCGTGTTGAATCTATTGCCGATACCTGTGCTGGATGGTGGGCACTTAATGTATTATGTCGCGGAGCTGGTCAAAGGCCGCCCGCTGAGCGAGCGTGCGCAACTGTTTGGACAGAAGATCGGATTCATCCTGCTGGCGTCGCTGATGCTATTTGCCGTGCTGAACGATATCAGCCGCCTTTTTGGGGGTTAA
- the ispC gene encoding 1-deoxy-D-xylulose-5-phosphate reductoisomerase yields the protein MKPQGIAVLGATGSIGVNTLDVVARHPDRYRVVALSGHRQVDRLFEQACRFLPLYVVVADAAAANALQGRLRERGLTTEVLYGAAALERVAALPEVDVVMAAIVGAAGLPSAMAAACAGKKILLANKEALVVAGRLFMEAVRLHGATLLPVDSEHNAIFQSLPHDYAGNLDAAGIRKIILTASGGPFRQHSAEALLQVTPEDACRHPNWVMGRKISVDSASLMNKGLEVIEAHWLFAAPPERIDVVVHPQSVIHSMVQYRDGSVMAQLGSPDMRTPIACALAWPERIEAGVASLDFFSMGSLTFEQPDLQRFPCLGLAFASLQSGGDAPAVLNAANEVAVAAFLEGRLRFVDIAKVVEATLAGVSLSASTTLAALLDKDGEARRFAANKVSSC from the coding sequence ATGAAACCTCAAGGCATTGCAGTTCTTGGGGCAACCGGCAGCATCGGCGTCAATACGCTGGATGTGGTTGCCCGTCATCCTGATCGTTACCGGGTAGTGGCTCTGAGTGGTCACCGCCAGGTGGATCGCCTGTTCGAACAGGCTTGTCGTTTTCTTCCCCTTTATGTCGTGGTGGCTGATGCCGCCGCAGCCAATGCCTTGCAAGGCCGGCTGCGTGAGCGTGGGCTGACCACCGAAGTGCTGTACGGTGCGGCTGCGCTGGAGCGAGTGGCTGCCTTGCCGGAAGTCGATGTGGTGATGGCCGCCATTGTCGGCGCTGCCGGGCTACCGTCAGCCATGGCGGCTGCCTGTGCCGGCAAGAAAATCCTGCTGGCCAACAAGGAAGCACTGGTGGTAGCTGGCCGGCTATTCATGGAAGCCGTGCGCTTGCATGGTGCCACGCTGCTGCCGGTGGATAGCGAGCACAACGCCATTTTCCAGTCCTTGCCGCATGACTATGCCGGCAATCTGGATGCGGCCGGCATCCGCAAGATCATTCTTACTGCCTCAGGCGGGCCGTTTCGCCAGCACAGCGCCGAGGCCTTGCTGCAGGTCACGCCGGAAGATGCCTGCCGTCATCCCAATTGGGTGATGGGGCGCAAGATTTCGGTGGACTCAGCCAGCCTGATGAACAAGGGGCTGGAAGTGATCGAGGCGCACTGGCTGTTTGCTGCGCCGCCGGAACGCATTGATGTGGTTGTTCATCCGCAAAGTGTCATCCACTCCATGGTGCAATACCGCGATGGCTCGGTGATGGCGCAGCTGGGGTCGCCCGATATGCGTACGCCGATTGCCTGCGCACTGGCCTGGCCGGAGCGTATCGAGGCCGGCGTGGCATCGCTGGATTTCTTCAGCATGGGCTCGCTCACCTTCGAGCAGCCGGATTTGCAGCGCTTTCCCTGCCTGGGCCTGGCATTCGCTTCGCTGCAAAGTGGTGGCGATGCGCCGGCCGTGCTGAATGCGGCCAATGAAGTGGCGGTGGCGGCGTTTCTGGAAGGTCGCCTGCGTTTTGTTGATATCGCCAAGGTGGTGGAAGCCACGTTGGCCGGTGTCAGCCTGTCGGCCAGCACCACGCTGGCGGCGCTGCTGGACAAAGATGGCGAGGCGCGACGCTTTGCCGCGAACAAGGTGAGCTCATGCTGA
- a CDS encoding phosphatidate cytidylyltransferase: MLKTRILTALVLLPLMLAALFLFPANAWAGFSWLIILLALWEFSRMAGLYGAPQWAYLALSSAFAAVSWQQGWHMPLAGHGLALAFWLLVMPLWLVRRWKLVSLPLAMVLGWLLMLPAWYGFLEWRPQADSAHALTLLAVMGLVWVADVAAYFSGKAFGKRKLAPSISPGKSWEGVYGALLGVAVYVVIVSKLGWISVGLPLWGLVLLSLPLTAVSVCGDLLESWFKRVSGMKDSSKLLPGHGGVYDRIDSLIAVLAVSNALRVLGGL, from the coding sequence ATGCTCAAGACTCGCATTCTGACTGCTCTGGTATTGCTGCCGCTGATGCTGGCGGCACTGTTCCTGTTTCCGGCCAATGCCTGGGCCGGTTTTTCCTGGTTGATCATTTTGCTGGCTCTGTGGGAATTCTCCCGCATGGCCGGTTTGTACGGTGCGCCGCAATGGGCGTATCTGGCGCTGAGCAGCGCATTTGCTGCTGTGTCCTGGCAGCAGGGCTGGCATATGCCGCTGGCCGGGCATGGCCTGGCGCTGGCTTTCTGGTTGCTGGTCATGCCCTTGTGGCTGGTGCGGCGCTGGAAGCTGGTTTCGCTGCCGCTGGCCATGGTGTTGGGCTGGTTGCTGATGCTGCCGGCCTGGTATGGTTTTCTGGAATGGCGGCCGCAGGCTGACAGCGCCCATGCACTGACTTTGCTGGCAGTCATGGGGCTGGTGTGGGTGGCCGACGTGGCGGCTTATTTCTCTGGCAAGGCCTTTGGCAAGCGCAAGCTGGCGCCTTCCATCAGTCCCGGCAAGAGCTGGGAGGGTGTGTATGGTGCATTGCTTGGCGTGGCGGTGTATGTGGTCATCGTCAGCAAGCTGGGCTGGATCTCCGTAGGGCTGCCACTGTGGGGGCTGGTGCTGCTGTCCTTGCCGCTGACCGCAGTCAGTGTCTGTGGTGATCTGCTGGAATCCTGGTTCAAGCGTGTCTCGGGCATGAAAGACAGCAGCAAGTTGCTGCCTGGTCATGGCGGCGTTTACGACCGAATCGATAGTCTCATTGCCGTTCTGGCAGTCAGCAATGCGCTGCGCGTGCTGGGCGGGCTGTAA
- a CDS encoding isoprenyl transferase, which produces MFGSSTKDVPEVRCVPRHIAIIMDGNGRWAKKRFLPRVAGHKKGLDAVREVVTACKELGVEYLTLFAFSTENWRRPQDEVSFLMDLFIRALENEVSKLHANNIRLRVLGTRERFSPALAERIQAAEDKTAGNDGLVLSIAADYGGRWDVLNAVNGLIADGVSQITEENLAERLSTHWAPEPDLFIRTGGEQRISNFLLWQLAYSELYFTDLLWPDFDRTALEGALNSYRERERRFGRTSEQLPAQQRRN; this is translated from the coding sequence TTGTTTGGAAGCTCCACCAAGGACGTGCCGGAGGTGCGCTGTGTACCCCGGCATATCGCCATCATCATGGATGGCAATGGCCGTTGGGCCAAGAAGCGTTTCCTGCCACGGGTAGCCGGTCATAAAAAAGGGCTGGATGCCGTGCGCGAAGTGGTGACCGCCTGCAAGGAGCTGGGGGTGGAGTACCTGACGCTGTTCGCCTTTTCCACTGAAAACTGGCGGCGGCCGCAGGATGAAGTGTCCTTCCTGATGGATCTGTTCATTCGGGCGCTGGAAAACGAAGTCAGCAAGCTGCATGCCAATAACATCCGGCTGCGGGTGCTGGGTACGCGCGAGCGCTTCAGTCCGGCGCTGGCCGAGCGCATCCAGGCGGCAGAAGACAAGACGGCTGGCAACGATGGCCTGGTGCTGAGTATCGCCGCCGACTACGGTGGCCGCTGGGATGTGCTCAATGCCGTCAATGGCCTGATCGCCGACGGCGTCAGCCAGATTACCGAAGAAAATCTGGCCGAGCGGCTGTCCACACACTGGGCACCGGAGCCGGACCTGTTCATCCGTACTGGTGGCGAGCAGCGCATCAGCAACTTCCTGCTGTGGCAACTGGCTTATTCCGAGCTGTATTTTACCGATCTGTTGTGGCCGGACTTTGATCGCACGGCCCTGGAGGGCGCGCTCAATTCCTATCGCGAACGCGAGCGCCGCTTTGGCCGTACCAGCGAACAGCTGCCAGCCCAGCAGCGCAGAAACTGA
- the frr gene encoding ribosome recycling factor, with the protein MINEVKKSAEQKMSKTLEAFKTDLTKVRTGRAHTGILDHVMVDYYGSGVPVNQVANVSLIDSRTIGVQAWEKNMVAKIEKAIRDSDLGLNPASMGEIIRVPMPMLTEERRRDLIKVVKGEAEGARVAVRNIRRDANNDFKNLLKDKSITEDDERRGQDDIQKMTDKFIAEIDKALAGKEADLMAV; encoded by the coding sequence ATGATTAATGAAGTCAAGAAATCCGCCGAGCAGAAGATGAGCAAGACTCTGGAGGCGTTCAAGACCGACCTGACCAAAGTGCGAACAGGTCGCGCCCACACCGGCATTCTTGATCATGTCATGGTCGACTACTATGGCAGCGGTGTACCGGTGAATCAGGTGGCCAATGTCAGCCTGATCGATTCCCGCACCATCGGTGTGCAAGCCTGGGAAAAGAATATGGTGGCCAAGATCGAAAAGGCCATCCGTGATTCTGATCTGGGTCTGAATCCGGCTTCCATGGGCGAGATCATCCGCGTGCCGATGCCGATGCTGACTGAAGAGCGTCGTCGCGACCTGATCAAAGTGGTGAAGGGCGAGGCCGAAGGTGCCCGCGTGGCCGTGCGCAATATCCGCCGCGATGCCAACAATGACTTCAAGAACCTGCTCAAGGACAAGTCGATTACCGAGGATGACGAGCGTCGCGGCCAGGACGACATCCAGAAAATGACCGACAAGTTCATTGCCGAGATCGACAAGGCACTGGCAGGCAAAGAAGCAGACCTGATGGCGGTATAA
- the pyrH gene encoding UMP kinase: MSQAPSYKRILLKLSGEALMGDDNYGINRSTIEQIVGQIKEVVELGVQVGIVIGGGNIFRGVSSAASGMDRATADYMGMMATVMNALALKDAMGKVGLIARVQSALTMQQIAEPYVRGKAMQYLEEGKVVIFGAGTGNPFFTTDTAAALRGMEMNVDIMLKATKVDGVYTDDPKKNPDAVRYQTLTFDEAIGRNLKVMDATAFALCRDQHLNIKVFSIFKQGALKRVVLGEDEGTLVHC; the protein is encoded by the coding sequence ATGAGCCAAGCTCCTTCCTATAAACGCATTCTGCTCAAGCTGTCTGGTGAAGCCCTGATGGGCGACGATAACTACGGCATCAACCGCTCGACCATCGAGCAGATTGTTGGCCAGATCAAGGAAGTGGTAGAGCTTGGTGTGCAGGTGGGTATCGTGATTGGTGGCGGCAATATCTTCCGTGGCGTTTCCAGTGCTGCCAGCGGCATGGATCGTGCAACGGCCGATTATATGGGCATGATGGCGACGGTGATGAATGCACTGGCGCTGAAGGATGCAATGGGCAAGGTGGGTCTGATTGCCCGCGTGCAATCCGCACTGACCATGCAGCAGATTGCCGAACCCTATGTGCGCGGCAAGGCCATGCAGTATCTGGAAGAGGGCAAAGTGGTGATTTTCGGTGCGGGCACCGGCAACCCCTTCTTCACCACTGATACCGCAGCCGCACTGCGCGGCATGGAAATGAATGTGGACATCATGCTCAAGGCCACCAAGGTTGATGGCGTGTATACCGATGATCCGAAAAAGAATCCCGATGCCGTGCGCTACCAGACCCTGACTTTCGATGAGGCCATTGGCCGTAATCTGAAAGTGATGGATGCGACCGCCTTCGCGCTGTGCCGTGACCAGCACCTGAATATCAAGGTGTTCAGCATCTTCAAGCAGGGCGCGCTCAAGCGCGTAGTGCTTGGCGAAGATGAAGGCACGCTGGTACACTGCTGA
- the tsf gene encoding translation elongation factor Ts: MAEITAKMVSDLRAATGLGMMECKKALVEAEGDAAKAEEILRIKSGNKASKMAGRLAAEGIIGSYVAGGVGALVEVNCETDFVAKDPTFLALAAAAAQAAATANPADVEALSAVEVDGVSVEEIRKAAIAKLGENMTIRRFVRYETDGTIATYLHGAKIGVIVDLKGDEALGRDIAMHIAASKPICVSKDQVPAETLEQERKIYTAQAAESGKPADIVAKMVEGRVNKYLAEVTLVGQPFVKNPDVTVEKLLAEKSASVKAFAMFVVGEGIEKKVVDYAAEVAAAAKL, from the coding sequence ATGGCGGAAATTACCGCAAAGATGGTTTCGGATCTGCGCGCTGCTACCGGCCTGGGCATGATGGAGTGCAAAAAAGCCCTGGTTGAAGCTGAAGGCGACGCTGCCAAGGCCGAAGAAATTCTGCGCATCAAGTCCGGCAACAAGGCTTCCAAGATGGCTGGCCGTCTGGCTGCCGAAGGTATCATCGGTTCCTACGTGGCTGGTGGCGTTGGCGCCCTGGTTGAAGTGAACTGTGAAACCGACTTCGTTGCCAAGGACCCGACCTTCCTGGCGCTGGCTGCTGCTGCTGCCCAGGCTGCTGCAACTGCGAACCCGGCTGATGTTGAAGCCCTGTCCGCTGTTGAAGTAGACGGCGTGTCCGTTGAAGAAATCCGCAAGGCTGCCATTGCCAAGCTGGGTGAGAACATGACCATCCGTCGTTTCGTGCGTTACGAAACCGACGGCACCATCGCCACCTACCTGCACGGTGCCAAGATCGGCGTGATCGTCGACCTGAAGGGTGACGAAGCGCTGGGTCGCGACATTGCCATGCACATCGCTGCTTCCAAGCCGATCTGCGTGTCCAAGGATCAGGTTCCGGCCGAAACCCTGGAACAAGAACGCAAGATCTACACCGCACAAGCTGCTGAATCCGGCAAGCCGGCTGATATCGTCGCCAAGATGGTAGAAGGCCGCGTCAACAAGTACCTGGCTGAAGTGACCTTGGTGGGTCAGCCTTTCGTCAAGAACCCGGACGTGACCGTTGAAAAGCTGCTGGCTGAAAAATCCGCTTCTGTGAAGGCATTCGCCATGTTTGTTGTTGGCGAAGGCATCGAGAAGAAGGTTGTAGACTATGCTGCTGAAGTGGCTGCTGCTGCCAAGCTGTAA
- the rpsB gene encoding 30S ribosomal protein S2, giving the protein MSTNVTMRQMLEAGVHFGHQTRFWNPKMAQYIFGSRNKIHIINLEKTLPLFISAQEYVRRLAANKGTVMFVGTKRQAREIVREEAARAGMPFVDHRWLGGMLTNYKTVKQSIKRLEEKRAILEGADMGYNKKELLDLQREVDKLERSLGGIKDMKGLPDAIFVIDTGYQKGTIVEAKKLGIPVIGVVDTNNSPDGIDYVVPGNDDSSRAIRLYARGIADAVLEGRAQSLQEVVAAAETAQAE; this is encoded by the coding sequence ATGTCCACCAACGTTACCATGCGTCAAATGCTTGAGGCCGGTGTTCACTTCGGCCACCAAACCCGTTTCTGGAACCCGAAGATGGCTCAGTACATCTTTGGCAGCCGCAACAAGATCCACATCATCAACCTGGAAAAGACTCTGCCGCTGTTCATCAGCGCCCAGGAATATGTGCGTCGTCTGGCCGCCAACAAGGGTACCGTAATGTTTGTTGGTACCAAGCGTCAGGCACGTGAGATCGTCCGTGAAGAAGCCGCTCGCGCTGGCATGCCGTTTGTTGATCACCGCTGGCTCGGCGGCATGCTGACCAACTACAAGACCGTGAAGCAGTCCATCAAGCGTCTTGAAGAGAAGCGTGCCATCCTGGAAGGCGCTGACATGGGTTACAACAAGAAAGAACTGTTGGACCTGCAACGCGAAGTTGACAAACTGGAACGCTCGCTGGGCGGTATCAAAGATATGAAGGGCCTGCCGGACGCCATCTTCGTTATCGACACTGGCTACCAGAAAGGTACCATTGTTGAAGCCAAGAAACTGGGCATTCCGGTGATCGGCGTTGTTGATACCAACAACTCCCCGGACGGCATCGACTACGTAGTTCCGGGTAACGACGACTCCAGTCGCGCTATCCGCCTGTACGCTCGCGGCATCGCCGACGCCGTACTGGAAGGCCGCGCTCAGTCGCTGCAAGAAGTCGTAGCCGCTGCTGAAACGGCCCAGGCTGAGTAA
- a CDS encoding NAD(P)H-dependent flavin oxidoreductase: MQTRFTETFGVSLPLACPGMSYIATPELVAATANAGGLGILASGPLSPEQTRAAIRRIRSLTDRPFGIGCTLMMPGARENCEVALQEQVAVINFSLGKGDWIIKRAHAYGGKVIATVVTEKHAISAEKAGVDGLLVTGHEAAAHGGEVTSLVLIPAIRKASSLPIIAAGGFGSGAGLLAALALGADAVAMGSRLAMTQESPVHERSKEMIRQRSVADTLYSRNFDGLWCRMMDTPTARAATRKPMNLLAAAWKASAIARKMGMPVLKVALGGMLQKPQELRQLALFGAATESIRLAIEDGNHQQGVQLIGQVQGLIDDVPTVQQLFDRIMQEAEHSLSHLQQLHQA; this comes from the coding sequence ATGCAAACCCGATTTACCGAAACCTTTGGCGTGAGCCTGCCACTAGCCTGCCCCGGCATGAGCTATATCGCCACTCCCGAACTGGTCGCTGCCACGGCCAATGCAGGTGGACTGGGCATTCTGGCAAGTGGCCCGCTCAGCCCGGAACAGACCCGCGCCGCCATCCGCCGCATCCGCAGCCTGACGGATCGCCCTTTTGGCATCGGCTGCACGCTGATGATGCCGGGTGCGCGCGAAAACTGTGAAGTCGCCCTGCAAGAACAGGTAGCGGTGATCAACTTCTCACTGGGCAAAGGTGACTGGATCATCAAACGCGCCCATGCCTACGGCGGCAAGGTCATTGCCACCGTAGTTACCGAGAAACATGCCATTTCTGCCGAAAAAGCCGGCGTGGACGGGCTGTTGGTCACCGGCCACGAAGCGGCAGCACATGGCGGCGAGGTGACCTCGCTGGTGCTGATCCCGGCCATCCGCAAGGCAAGCTCGCTGCCCATCATCGCCGCCGGCGGCTTTGGCAGCGGTGCCGGCCTGCTCGCCGCGCTGGCACTGGGAGCCGACGCCGTGGCCATGGGTAGCCGCCTGGCAATGACGCAGGAAAGTCCGGTCCACGAGCGCAGCAAGGAGATGATTCGTCAGCGCAGCGTGGCCGATACCTTGTACTCGCGCAATTTCGACGGCCTGTGGTGCCGCATGATGGACACCCCCACCGCCCGTGCCGCCACCCGCAAGCCAATGAACCTGCTGGCAGCCGCCTGGAAAGCCAGCGCCATCGCCCGCAAGATGGGCATGCCGGTACTGAAAGTCGCCCTGGGCGGCATGCTGCAAAAACCGCAGGAGCTGCGCCAGCTGGCGCTGTTTGGCGCAGCCACCGAATCCATCCGTCTGGCTATTGAAGATGGCAATCACCAGCAAGGGGTGCAACTGATCGGCCAGGTACAAGGGCTGATTGATGATGTCCCCACCGTGCAGCAGCTGTTCGACCGCATCATGCAGGAGGCCGAACATAGCCTGAGCCACCTGCAACAGCTACACCAAGCCTGA